The following proteins are co-located in the Triticum aestivum cultivar Chinese Spring chromosome 1A, IWGSC CS RefSeq v2.1, whole genome shotgun sequence genome:
- the LOC123187756 gene encoding protein transport protein SEC13 homolog B — MLPHKIETGHQDVVHDIAMDYYGKRIATASSDNTIKIIGVSGTSHQQLATLSGHEGPVWQIAWAHPKYGSMLASCSYDGRVIIWKEGSKPDEWAQAHTFNEHKSSVNSIAWAPHELGLCLACGSSDGNISVFMARSDGGWETTRIDQAHPVGVTSVSWAPSMAPGALISPGPSGQFEYVQKLASGGCDNTVKVWKLTNGSWRMDCFPALQMHRDWVRDVAWAPNLGLPKSTIASASQDGTVVIWTAPKEGEQWEGRVLNDFRTPVWRLSWSLTGNILAVSDGNNNVTLWKEAVDGEWQQVTTVEP, encoded by the coding sequence ATGCTGCCTCATAAGATAGAGACTGGCCACCAAGATGTGGTGCATGACATCGCAATGGATTACTACGGGAAGCGTATTGCCACTGCCTCCTCTGATAACACAATCAAGATCATTGGCGTAAGTGGCACCTCGCACCAGCAACTTGCTACTTTGAGCGGACACGAGGGCCCAGTCTGGCAAATCGCATGGGCTCATCCCAAGTATGGTTCAATGCTTGCATCCTGCAGCTATGATGGTCGGGTCATCATATGGAAAGAAGGGAGTAAGCCCGATGAGTGGGCACAGGCACACACTTTCAATGAGCACAAGTCTTCTGTCAATTCCATTGCTTGGGCGCCTCACGAGCTCGGCCTATGCTTGGCTTGCGGTTCATCTGATGGGAACATTTCTGTCTTCATGGCTCGTTCTGATGGAGGGTGGGAGACGACGCGCATCGACCAGGCACATCCAGTGGGCGTCACCTCTGTTTCCTGGGCCCCATCAATGGCGCCGGGTGCTCTAATCAGTCCAGGGCCTTCTGGGCAGTTCGAGTATGTTCAAAAACTTGCTTCTGGTGGCTGCGACAACACAGTGAAGGTGTGGAAGCTCACCAACGGGAGTTGGAGGATGGACTGCTTCCCCGCCCTTCAGATGCACAGGGACTGGGTGAGAGACGTCGCATGGGCACCGAACCTAGGCCTCCCAAAGTCCACAATCGCCAGCGCTTCTCAGGATGGAACCGTCGTCATCTGGACCGCACCGAAGGAAGGTGAGCAGTGGGAAGGCAGGGTCCTCAATGATTTCAGAACCCCTGTTTGGAGGCTGTCGTGGTCGCTGACGGGCAACATCCTGGCGGTCTCCGATGGCAACAACAATGTGACCCTCTGGAAAGAAGCCGTTGACGGTGAATGGCAGCAAGTGACTACCGTCGAGCCATAG